One Drosophila willistoni isolate 14030-0811.24 chromosome XL unlocalized genomic scaffold, UCI_dwil_1.1 Seg142, whole genome shotgun sequence genomic window, CGTCGTCCTCCTCGTCGTCGTCACCGTCGGCTAATAGCATCTCCACCTCATCCTCTTCGTCTTCATTATCGTCGCTACCTTTATCCGGTGATCTGTTAAAAACTTTACGCATCTCGCCGCCGCAACATCAGCGCTGTTCCAGTGTGGGCAGCACCAGTAGCAGCGGCACCTGCGAAACGGAACGCTCATCGGCAGCGGCCCTTTCGCCACCAGTGGCAGTTGCAGCAGCCATGCCAGGCATGGTCATGCCCTTGCCGCCCATGACGATGCCACCAATGAGCATGCCtccaatggcaatggcacCCATGCCTGCTAGGGATGAGGCTGCTGCGGCTGCCTTTGCTGCCGATATAGCCGAATCGTTCACATTTCTGGAGCAACATGCGGCGCATCATTTTCGCGACATTTTGTATGCGGCCCATATGTTGGGAAGAGGTAAACAGGGGCGGGAGGCATGGTTGTGGGCATAGGGAAAGGGAGAAAGGGGGAGGGGGCTATAAGCGATAGCTACATTTTGGGCAGAAGGGAGTTGCAGGGTGACGGGGGCGGGTATGTTGCAATAGTTGTATGACCAGCTAGCAGCTGGCTAAGAGCAGCACAACTGGTTTGGCCAGCAGACGAGGCCAACTTTCACTTTATGCCTTGTTGCCGCATTTCACTTGGTACCAACAGCAATCACTGATCCtcgtttattaattttctgtttttctcttGCTTTTCCCTATTTGCAGGCTACTATCAGCCGGCTGGTCCGCTGATCTCACCCCATGTCATAGCAGGGCCACCTCAAGCTCAACCCCAGATCCCGGCTCAACCGCAGCCCGtgaaaaagcaacaacaagacGAGGATTCGTCCTCATTGCAGCCATCGACACCAACGTCACAGCAGCATCCAACGAGAACGACACCCTCATCAGAATCGGAACAATCGACTCCAGTTGCTGTGCCAGCGCAACAGCCCCAGCCATATCCGGGTAGCGCTTTGGCGGCCGCTGcagctgccgctgccgctcaTCCAGGCGTGCCCTATCCACGCTCCATGCATGCGGCCCAAATGCACTATACGACAGCCTATCCACCCAACTATTATTCGCCGTATCCCGGTGAGGTCATGTGCTACTCGCCGCCCGCCTATCAGCCCTACTTTTCCAGCAAGGTATATCAAAGTGCGCCGCCACCAACACATCCAGCTGCCCatccgccaccaccaccaccaccgggAGCCTATCGACGCTATCCGTACTATCAGCACGCTGGACCGCCGCATCCACCGCCACCTGAATTATACGAGCAGCAGCCACAAGTGCCGCCGCCACAGGCAACGGGGGCGGCTCAACCAGCGATTCCAGTTCCCGTCCCAGTGTCGGTCCCtcttcagcagcagcaacagcatcaacatcagcaTCCCACCTCGGTGGTCACCAGCGCAGCAGCTGCAGGGGCGATAACCACGCCAATAACGGCACAAATACCAGCAGGCACTCAATTGGTACCGGCGCAtcaacaacaccagcaacaacatctAGAACATTATCCAGGCCCGCCCAGCTACTACGCCGGTTATAGTCCAGGAGGCGCTAGTGCAGCCGGCCAATGTTATACACGGACCCTGCAGGGACCGTATATGGGTAAGGAAAAGTATGGTTCTTAGATCAATTCACATAACTTTTTGggaactcaaaaaaaaaaaaaaaaaaaaacagaacagTTTAGAAATCAGCAAAATGATTATTTCGTTTCATACCAAAAATTAAACCCAGGACTATTGTTAGTCAGAAAGAGTAAAATTTATGGAAAACGAATGAAATCATTAAAAactagatagatagatagatagacatTAAAAATTAGATAGATAtgacaaataataatttaaatgattaGATAACTTGCATTCATagcaaaaaaattgaaaataaatagtcttagataataaaaaaaaataaccatcTTCTTTCCCATACCGGGAATTGAACCCGGGCCTCCCGGGTGAGAGCCGGGTATCCTAACCACTAGACAATATGGGATAGCTGTGATCACAAGTACATGAGctgtatttataacaaaacGGAAAAATTAAGGCAAAGACCAGCAACATTTATTTTGTCCCTTACTTATTGTCTTTAACAACAGACATTAGAAGAAATTTCTAATGTATTAAagttgtaaaaaaaataaacaaataactcataaataataatataaaaaaaaaacattttcttcttcCCATACCGGGAATTGAACCCGGGCCTCCCGGGTGAGAGCCGGGTATCCTAACCACTAGACAATATGGGATAGCTACGATTAGAAGTCTATTATCGCATCCATAGACCCAATAATAGACGAACATTAAGCATCTGAGAAATTGAGCTATAAATAACCCCACTTCTTATTATTAGTTGTCATTCAAAGCTTTTTAATGCTAATCTTCTTAATATTCTGTACTCGATTGTGACATAGATATTTGAGgaagattttaaatatttcaaaaattggaTTAGAATTCTCCAACATATTTCAAGGCCATCTTAATAGAAGACTTGAAATAATCGTAGTGACTAATTTGAATAAAGCTTAGCTAATTTTGGAAATCTTAGATGTCAAGTATACATTTCTTTCATGTTTCGATAATATAACAATCATGAATATACTATATTATATTGTTTACtgattttttgtatttatttatatattttttcacaGAATATCCGCCACAGTGTCCATGCCCCATGCAACAATCGTGTCCAAAAAACGTCCATACTGGGCCTCATATTggtagcaacagcagcagcagcaacaacaacaacagttcTATGCACAAGACGAGcaataacagcagcagcaatatgTTGATGAGTGCTACTagcaattgcaacaacaacagcagcagcaatagcaacagcaataacatGCAACATCAGAGCAAtgccagcaacagcagcagcaacagcgaTAGCACTACAGTAACATCAACAACGCTGACTACCAGTAGAGGCCCAGTTAAAAATGGCAACaacgataacaacaacatcagcagcaacaagacTAATgagatgacaacaacaacaacaactaaagcaacaacaacaacaccagcagcaacaaccaaaacgacagcaacatcaacaacagcagcaacgacAAACAATATGGGAACCCAATGCCAGATGCTGGTCAAGACAGAATTAAAATCAGATGACACCAGTCAGGTGGTGACCAAAATGCAATATGAGGCACATGTGATGCCACCTCCAACGCCGCCGGAGAGCTATTATGGTGCCAGTGATGATAAATTGCTGGAGGAAGCGGATGTGGATACAGAGCAtcaccagcaccagcaacaacaacatcagcgaATTGATATCTATGACTTAACAGCGAGCACACCAccgccagcagcagcagcaacagtagCAGCATCAATAATTGTTCCACGAAAGGCGAGAATTGGCAAAAGCATGGCCAGAGAAATGGTTTATGCagcacaacaacagcaacaacaacaacatcagcagcagcagcaacaacaattggaACTGCAGTTGGATGTTGAGAAGCTAGAGAAGCAACAGCTGCAGTTGGGTGATGAAGAGAAGCTTGAGAAGCACGGGAAGCTAGAGAAGACAGAGAAGCCAGAGTTGCCTTTTGTACTTAAAGCGGAAATCAAAGCAgaaaccaaaatcaaaattgaaatCGAGCATATGTCAGAGCAGGAGCCAAAGGTCAAATTACAAGAACATATCAGCAGTTTGCTTGATTTGAAGCCTAACATTAAGACAGAACCGAAGGAATCTGAACCCCAACTGGAGGTAGTTACTGCATCAGCAGAGGTGCAGACAGATACAACAGCGGTGGCCAAGCATCGCTTCAATCTATTAGCTTCATCTTCAACTTTGGGAAAGAAATCCAAGGCACATCATAGCTATAAAAGTCTTATCAAACAGGCTGAGCCCAAGAAATATTTGTGTCCGGGTCGCAAATTTGTGCGGCGACATGGACGGGCTCCAGTCAAATATGCCAAaaggcgacaattgttattAACACAGCGACAGCAGCAACGTTTGCGAGCCCAACGGCGAGAAGAGCAACAGCGCCTAAAAGATGCAACAGCGTCAGCAACATCaaagacagcagcagcagttgaaTTGCAGTTAACTGGCATTACGAATACCGTTAGTGCATCACCCAAACGAGCACGTCCACGGAAACAGGAAATTGCTGCATTGCATTTGCTCGATAGTTTGGATACAACTATTTCTCGTGGTTATTTTAGTGATCCGGAACCAAATAGTAGCAGTCGGCAACAAAACTCTACAATGGGTGGGCTTTATGGCGGTGCCACATCAAACACGCCCACACAATTATTAACATCACAGCCAATGGCTGAGAAGCGCTCCAAATCGGAGACTAAGAAACCCTTGTCGAAAATATCTTTGGGTCAGGAGCCACCTATTAAGAGAAGTCGAAAACAGCAGACAGCTAAGACCAAAGTCAAGGGCAAGAAAGCAACAATTGCGGATGCAACGACAGCAACATCTGCAACGGCAAcagtaacagcagcagcatcaaccaCAACAGTTACATTGATAAACGCTGCTACCGAAACAAATAATAATGAGTATCAAACGGCTGATTTGCAAGCTCAAAAGAATGCCAATGTCAATGGCATGGCCGCAGATGCGTCACAAATCGGTACAATAATGCCTCAAC contains:
- the LOC6644804 gene encoding polyglutamine-repeat protein pqn-41 isoform X2; the protein is MPGMVMPLPPMTMPPMSMPPMAMAPMPARDEAAAAAFAADIAESFTFLEQHAAHHFRDILYAAHMLGRGYYQPAGPLISPHVIAGPPQAQPQIPAQPQPVKKQQQDEDSSSLQPSTPTSQQHPTRTTPSSESEQSTPVAVPAQQPQPYPGSALAAAAAAAAAHPGVPYPRSMHAAQMHYTTAYPPNYYSPYPGEVMCYSPPAYQPYFSSKVYQSAPPPTHPAAHPPPPPPPGAYRRYPYYQHAGPPHPPPPELYEQQPQVPPPQATGAAQPAIPVPVPVSVPLQQQQQHQHQHPTSVVTSAAAAGAITTPITAQIPAGTQLVPAHQQHQQQHLEHYPGPPSYYAGYSPGGASAAGQCYTRTLQGPYMEYPPQCPCPMQQSCPKNVHTGPHIGSNSSSSNNNNSSMHKTSNNSSSNMLMSATSNCNNNSSSNSNSNNMQHQSNASNSSSNSDSTTVTSTTLTTSRGPVKNGNNDNNNISSNKTNEMTTTTTTKATTTTPAATTKTTATSTTAATTNNMGTQCQMLVKTELKSDDTSQVVTKMQYEAHVMPPPTPPESYYGASDDKLLEEADVDTEHHQHQQQQHQRIDIYDLTASTPPPAAAATVAASIIVPRKARIGKSMAREMVYAAQQQQQQQHQQQQQQQLELQLDVEKLEKQQLQLGDEEKLEKHGKLEKTEKPELPFVLKAEIKAETKIKIEIEHMSEQEPKVKLQEHISSLLDLKPNIKTEPKESEPQLEVVTASAEVQTDTTAVAKHRFNLLASSSTLGKKSKAHHSYKSLIKQAEPKKYLCPGRKFVRRHGRAPVKYAKRRQLLLTQRQQQRLRAQRREEQQRLKDATASATSKTAAAVELQLTGITNTVSASPKRARPRKQEIAALHLLDSLDTTISRGYFSDPEPNSSSRQQNSTMGGLYGGATSNTPTQLLTSQPMAEKRSKSETKKPLSKISLGQEPPIKRSRKQQTAKTKVKGKKATIADATTATSATATVTAAASTTTVTLINAATETNNNEYQTADLQAQKNANVNGMAADASQIGTIMPQQHSDDPHKFLAPNQPAATITSMSTPAPMPTPTTPTHSSTSTSTSTSRQQSQAPTHMKRARSRCKFGNRKRQKQRPGGVSYEIDDTQPPATRANVVPKWNNGWMWAGKAFQGPVFLNSDDPLVLRTCYPAMRHVEGDIIRTRDCVLLKANEDNELPYVAKVAHLWQNPEDGEMMMSLLWYYRPEHTDQGRQRNDCPDEVYASRHRDHNSVACIEDKCYVLTFSEYCRYRRRLRAAEEDVEDVSIVPRRTNIANCYAVRTVPEHTNAELVMFCRRAYEFRTRRLLKLPQKNGLLCS
- the LOC6644804 gene encoding polyglutamine-repeat protein pqn-41 isoform X3; amino-acid sequence: MWINFGLPFFKCYYQPAGPLISPHVIAGPPQAQPQIPAQPQPVKKQQQDEDSSSLQPSTPTSQQHPTRTTPSSESEQSTPVAVPAQQPQPYPGSALAAAAAAAAAHPGVPYPRSMHAAQMHYTTAYPPNYYSPYPGEVMCYSPPAYQPYFSSKVYQSAPPPTHPAAHPPPPPPPGAYRRYPYYQHAGPPHPPPPELYEQQPQVPPPQATGAAQPAIPVPVPVSVPLQQQQQHQHQHPTSVVTSAAAAGAITTPITAQIPAGTQLVPAHQQHQQQHLEHYPGPPSYYAGYSPGGASAAGQCYTRTLQGPYMEYPPQCPCPMQQSCPKNVHTGPHIGSNSSSSNNNNSSMHKTSNNSSSNMLMSATSNCNNNSSSNSNSNNMQHQSNASNSSSNSDSTTVTSTTLTTSRGPVKNGNNDNNNISSNKTNEMTTTTTTKATTTTPAATTKTTATSTTAATTNNMGTQCQMLVKTELKSDDTSQVVTKMQYEAHVMPPPTPPESYYGASDDKLLEEADVDTEHHQHQQQQHQRIDIYDLTASTPPPAAAATVAASIIVPRKARIGKSMAREMVYAAQQQQQQQHQQQQQQQLELQLDVEKLEKQQLQLGDEEKLEKHGKLEKTEKPELPFVLKAEIKAETKIKIEIEHMSEQEPKVKLQEHISSLLDLKPNIKTEPKESEPQLEVVTASAEVQTDTTAVAKHRFNLLASSSTLGKKSKAHHSYKSLIKQAEPKKYLCPGRKFVRRHGRAPVKYAKRRQLLLTQRQQQRLRAQRREEQQRLKDATASATSKTAAAVELQLTGITNTVSASPKRARPRKQEIAALHLLDSLDTTISRGYFSDPEPNSSSRQQNSTMGGLYGGATSNTPTQLLTSQPMAEKRSKSETKKPLSKISLGQEPPIKRSRKQQTAKTKVKGKKATIADATTATSATATVTAAASTTTVTLINAATETNNNEYQTADLQAQKNANVNGMAADASQIGTIMPQQHSDDPHKFLAPNQPAATITSMSTPAPMPTPTTPTHSSTSTSTSTSRQQSQAPTHMKRARSRCKFGNRKRQKQRPGGVSYEIDDTQPPATRANVVPKWNNGWMWAGKAFQGPVFLNSDDPLVLRTCYPAMRHVEGDIIRTRDCVLLKANEDNELPYVAKVAHLWQNPEDGEMMMSLLWYYRPEHTDQGRQRNDCPDEVYASRHRDHNSVACIEDKCYVLTFSEYCRYRRRLRAAEEDVEDVSIVPRRTNIANCYAVRTVPEHTNAELVMFCRRAYEFRTRRLLKLPQKNGLLCS
- the LOC6644804 gene encoding bromodomain-containing protein DDB_G0280777 isoform X4, which gives rise to MHAAQMHYTTAYPPNYYSPYPGEVMCYSPPAYQPYFSSKVYQSAPPPTHPAAHPPPPPPPGAYRRYPYYQHAGPPHPPPPELYEQQPQVPPPQATGAAQPAIPVPVPVSVPLQQQQQHQHQHPTSVVTSAAAAGAITTPITAQIPAGTQLVPAHQQHQQQHLEHYPGPPSYYAGYSPGGASAAGQCYTRTLQGPYMEYPPQCPCPMQQSCPKNVHTGPHIGSNSSSSNNNNSSMHKTSNNSSSNMLMSATSNCNNNSSSNSNSNNMQHQSNASNSSSNSDSTTVTSTTLTTSRGPVKNGNNDNNNISSNKTNEMTTTTTTKATTTTPAATTKTTATSTTAATTNNMGTQCQMLVKTELKSDDTSQVVTKMQYEAHVMPPPTPPESYYGASDDKLLEEADVDTEHHQHQQQQHQRIDIYDLTASTPPPAAAATVAASIIVPRKARIGKSMAREMVYAAQQQQQQQHQQQQQQQLELQLDVEKLEKQQLQLGDEEKLEKHGKLEKTEKPELPFVLKAEIKAETKIKIEIEHMSEQEPKVKLQEHISSLLDLKPNIKTEPKESEPQLEVVTASAEVQTDTTAVAKHRFNLLASSSTLGKKSKAHHSYKSLIKQAEPKKYLCPGRKFVRRHGRAPVKYAKRRQLLLTQRQQQRLRAQRREEQQRLKDATASATSKTAAAVELQLTGITNTVSASPKRARPRKQEIAALHLLDSLDTTISRGYFSDPEPNSSSRQQNSTMGGLYGGATSNTPTQLLTSQPMAEKRSKSETKKPLSKISLGQEPPIKRSRKQQTAKTKVKGKKATIADATTATSATATVTAAASTTTVTLINAATETNNNEYQTADLQAQKNANVNGMAADASQIGTIMPQQHSDDPHKFLAPNQPAATITSMSTPAPMPTPTTPTHSSTSTSTSTSRQQSQAPTHMKRARSRCKFGNRKRQKQRPGGVSYEIDDTQPPATRANVVPKWNNGWMWAGKAFQGPVFLNSDDPLVLRTCYPAMRHVEGDIIRTRDCVLLKANEDNELPYVAKVAHLWQNPEDGEMMMSLLWYYRPEHTDQGRQRNDCPDEVYASRHRDHNSVACIEDKCYVLTFSEYCRYRRRLRAAEEDVEDVSIVPRRTNIANCYAVRTVPEHTNAELVMFCRRAYEFRTRRLLKLPQKNGLLCS